A window of Apium graveolens cultivar Ventura chromosome 8, ASM990537v1, whole genome shotgun sequence contains these coding sequences:
- the LOC141680297 gene encoding uncharacterized protein LOC141680297, translating to MSNFTKLEFEALDITGKNYLSWILDIEIHLAAQGLGDTIKDGNQESESNRAKAMIFLRRHLHEGLKSEYLTVKNPLELWKNLKDRYDHQKTVILPKARYDWMHLRLQDFKTVSEYNSALFKISSQLKLCGENITDADMLEKTYSTFHASNVLLQQQYREKGFTKYSDLISCLLVAEQNNKLLMKNHESRPTGSRPFPEANAAIYNYGRRRGGGRGRGGNRGRGRSFAHGQGTRGRGSQIQNYPIFKHDKSNPDQKLEKNIDKRKEIVENECYRCGMKGHWSRTCRTPKHLADLYQASLKYKGKNVEANLVFKDNEHVDNLLTMTYLDTTDFYETLDDITTLDDK from the coding sequence ATGTCAAATTTCACCAAACTTGAATTTGAGGCTCTTGATATCACCGGAAAGAATTATTTATCATGGATTTTAGATATCGAAATCCATTTAGCTGCACAAGGCCTTGGGGACACCATCAAAGATGGAAATCAAGAATCTGAATCAAACCGCGCAAAGGCTATGATTTTTCTTCGCCGCCATCTCCACGAAGGGCTTAAAAGTGAATACCTTACAGTGAAAAATCCACTTGAATTGTGGAAAAATTTAAAAGATAGGTATGATCATCAAAAGACTGTAATTCTTCCAAAAGCTCGTTATGATTGGATGCATTTGAGGCTACAAGATTTCAAAACCGTCAGTGAATATAACTCCGCACTTTTTAAAATAAGTTCTCAATTAAAACTGTGCGGAGAGAATATTACTGATGCGGATATGTTGGAAAAAACTTACTCAACCTTTCATGCCTCAAATGTACTCCTCCAGCAACAATATCGTGAAAAAGGTTTTACAAAATATTCAGATTTGATTTCTTGTCTTCTTGTTGCTGAACAAAATAATAAGCTTTTGATGAAGAATCATGAGTCTCGCCCCACAGGATCTCGCCCATTCCCTGAAGCGAATGCGGCAATATATAATTATGGGCGTAGACGAGGTGGCGGGCGTGGACGAGGTGGTAATCGTGGACGTGGACGTAGTTTTGCTCATGGACAAGGAACCCGTGGTCGTGGATCTCAAATCCAAAATTACCCTATTTTCAAGCATGATAAATCTAATCCTGACCAGAAGTTGGAGAAAAACATTGATAAAAGAAAGGAGATTGTTGAAAATGAATGTTACAGATGTGGAATGAAAGGCCATTGGTCACGTACCTGCCGTACGCCAAAACACCTAGCTGATCTTTATCAAGCGTCCCTGAAGTACAAAGGCAAGAATGTTGAAGCAAATTTAGTTTTCAAAGATAATGAACATGTAGACAATCTCCTAACAATGACTTATTTGGATACCACTGATTTTTATGAGACTCTTGATGACATCACTACCCTAGATGATAAATAA
- the LOC141680298 gene encoding uncharacterized protein LOC141680298 has protein sequence MDVYQVPDLARCRLLEATFREGAQQWFHKLGPGVITSWEQIKTLFLTQFQAAVKYKPPITKLANVKQKEGEILTSYFKRFNAESTLVRGATDETLKILLIDGLRVGTDFWKHLQGNDLVSLADVLAQAESFKVIERNKKNDNTHNSKGRAKRRDRFMSPDYRRSVRSPNKVNVVNTRRECSPQSNYERRVSNYTPLAASIDHIFKVNKDRGIFKKPDRLTSWESRDKKKYCDYHESTGHDTHECRHLKDEIEELIKAGYLGEWIDKVKRRRGNDDKGKDERPVEDVEKMTEVKFQRTGSIRAIFGGHPFVGDSNRVLERNARET, from the coding sequence atggatgtatatcaagtacctgacTTGGCACGATGCCGTCTCCTGGAGGCCACCTTTAGAGAAGGTGCTCAACAATGGTTCCACAAACTTGGTCCAGGGGTGATCACATCTTGGGAACAAATAAAAACCTTGTTTCTAACTCAGTTCCAGGCTGCAGTAAAGTATAAGCCACCGATTACCAAGCTGGCCAACGTGAAACAGAAAGAGGGGGAAATCTTGACCTCATACTTTAAAAGGTTTAATGCAGAGTCCACCTTGGTGAGAGGCGCTACTGATGAGACACTGAAAATACTCCTTATAGATGGTCTGCGCGTGGGAACGGATTTCTGGAAACACTTGCAAGGAAATGACCTTGTGTCATTAGCTGATGTACTTGCGCAGGCGGAGTCCTTTAAAGTAATTGAACGAAACAAAAAAAATGATAATACccataactccaaggggcgaGCTAAGAGGAGAGATAGATTTATGAGTCCAGATTACCGACGGAGTGTCCGAAGCCCCAATAAGGTGAATGTTGTGAATACGCGGAGGGAATGCAGTCCACAGTCGAACTATGAAAGGAGGGTAAGCAATTACACTCCGCTGGCAGCATCCATTGACCATATCTTCAAGGTGAATAAGGATAGAGGAATCTTCAAGAAACCAGACCGTCTAACCTCATGGGAGAGTAGAGACAAGAAAAAATATTGTGACTACCATGAGTCTACCGGCCACGACACCCACGAGTGTCGTcacctaaaagatgaaattgaagaattgatcaaggCCGGATATTTGGGTGAGTGGATTGATAAGGTGAAGCGACGCAGAGGAAACGATGATAAGGGCAAAGATGAAAGACCTGTGGAGGATGTCGAAAAGATGACGGAGGTTAAGTTCCAAAGGACTGGAAGTATTCGGGCGATCTTCGGAGGACATCCGTTCGTTGGCGATAGCAATCGAGTGTTGGAAAGGAATGCAAGAGAGACATGA